In one window of Brassica rapa cultivar Chiifu-401-42 chromosome A07, CAAS_Brap_v3.01, whole genome shotgun sequence DNA:
- the LOC103845954 gene encoding AT-rich interactive domain-containing protein 3 isoform X2: METDRVGQETETEEQSLDNATDDKNPKETVGQDDPESEHKDSPSPMVTEEGTNDDDPPKIDDEKNSQLETTTHLTPSPEADTCTLEKADDDLSKPTVEDSLEQSIASNKVSSDVLRNDRDSAMVDEDTAVVHEETTTVPLSEDKGSPRHHANAVTEEEKPAEEDDMTSSGEQNEITVTPDTKLSEDKGSPLHTADTVMEQQDRTEEEHDMTSSGDHTEIALSPDPKLSEDKGSPLHHAQDKTVEEHDMTSSGEHKEFPVIPDTKLSEDKGSPLHLADTVTEQDKTAEEHAIISSGEQKEFLVNPDTKVFEENNDKIDEGEANNMNLADDGSKPVDHDQGTTTEVEKGLEVPGSETVSNLEDNKPSEPLIEPPANLEKEPVMPATENDKLSDILAPGVSGDSDKGLSLLPATQTSSDHNEGVATLEAEPIEDMELDVPDSKLVTDAGIDSANNNDVNVDAPNAEEKDYSIVLVPERSDADNENASVRLEPGLPCVVSSDTKGLSGGLNNGVHKIGQPPSGLDGAMSANQAAPGCDGTMSAKRSFLLDDASDGNESGTEEDQSAFMKELYQFFRERSMDFKPPKFYGEGLNCLKLFRAVIRLGGYDKVTGCKLWRQVGESFRPPKTCTTVSWTFRGFYEKALLEYERHKVMMGELQIPLATEPEPMNIDNQASGSGRAKRDSAARAMQGWNSQRLNGNGEVNDPAVKDKNLVLHQKREKQMGNTPGVLKRKRPSSTEHAIQVSRPMLDVTVVDVGPPADWVKINVQRTVCCYLENLSNPPTLFYVLINILFKCPQEDCFEVYALVPGLVREEVRVQSDPAGRLVISGEPENPMNPWGATPFKKVVSLPTRIDPHHTSAVVTLNGQLFVRVPLEQSD; the protein is encoded by the exons ATGGAGACTGATAGAGTTGGACAGGAAACTGAGACCGAAGAGCAGAGTCTAGATAATGCTACCGATGATAAGAATCCAAAAGAGACAGTAGGACAGGACGATCCTGAAAGTGAACATAAGGATTCTCCTTCTCCCATGGTCACTGAAGAAGGTACCAACGATGATGATCCACCAAAGATTGATGATGAGAAGAATTCTCAATTAGAAACAACCACGCATCTAACTCCTTCTCCTGAAGCAGATACTTGTACCCTTGAGAAGGCCGATGATGATCTATCAAAGCCTACTGTGGAAGACTCTTTAGAGCAGAGCATTGCGTCCAACAAAGTAAGTTCGGATGTCTTGAGAAATGACAGAGATTCTGCTATGGTTGACGAAGATACTGCAGTTGTCCATGAAGAAACGACCACAGTACCACTCTCGGAGGACAAAGGATCGCCACGTCATCATGCTAATGCTGTGACGGAGGAGGAAAAACCtgcagaagaagatgatatGACATCCTCAGGAGAACAAAACGAGATTACAGTCACTCCTGATACCAAACTCTCGGAAGACAAAGGATCTCCGCTTCATACTGCTGATACTGTAATGGAGCAGCAGGATAGAACTGAAGAAGAACATGACATGACATCCTCAGGAGACCACACCGAGATTGCACTTTCACCTGATCCCAAACTCTCCGAGGACAAAGGTTCACCGCTTCATCATGCTCAGGACAAAACTGTTGAAGAACATGACATGACATCCTCAGGAGAACATAAAGAGTTTCCAGTGATTCCTGATACCAAACTCTCGGAGGACAAAGGATCACCGCTCCATCTTGCTGACACTGTAACGGAGCAGGACAAAACTGCAGAGGAACATGCCATCATATCCTCAGGAGAACAGAAAGAGTTTCTAGTCAATCCTGATACCAAAGTTTTTGAGGAGAACAATGACAAGATAGACGAGGGGGAGGCTAACAATATGAACTTGGCTGACGATGGAAGTAAGCCGGTAGATCATGATCAAGGAACCACAACGGAGGTTGAAAAAGGGCTAGAGGTGCCTGGTTCTGAGACCGTATCAAACCTGGAGGATAATAAGCCATCCGAGCCTCTAATAGAACCCCCAGCGAATTTGGAAAAGGAGCCAGTCATGCCTGCCACAGAAAATGACAAACTCTCTGATATTTTGGCTCCTGGAGTTTCAGGAGACAGTGACAAAGGGTTGTCTCTCTTGCCCGCTACCCAGACTTCATCAGACCATAACGAAGGAGTCGCTACACTTGAGGCTGAACCTATAGAAGACATGGAACTTGATGTACCTGATTCTAAATTGGTCACTGATGCTGGTATTGACTCTGCTAATAACAACGATGTGAATGTTGACGCTCCTAATGCTGAAGAGAAAGATTATTCTATAGTATTAGTACCTGAGAGAAGTGATGCTGATAATGAGAATGCATCAGTGAGACTTGAGCCTGGCCTTCCTTGTGTTGTCTCTTCTGATACAAAGGGGTTAAGTGGAGGCTTGAATAATGGGGTCCATAAAATAGGCCAGCCACCATCTGGTTTAGATGGGGCCATGAGCGCAAATCAGGCAGCACCTGGTTGTGATGGGACCATGAGCGCAAAGCGCTCCTTCCTCTTGGATGACGCGTCGGATGGCAATGAATCTGGAACGGAGGAGGATCAATCTGCTTTTATGAAAGAATTATACCAGTTTTTTAGAGAGAGAAGCATGGACTTTAAACCTCCAAAGTTTTATGGGGAGGGACTAAACTGCCTTAA GTTGTTTAGAGCTGTAATTAGATTGGGCGGTTATGACAAG GTTACTGGATGCAAACTATGGAGGCAAGTAGGAGAGTCTTTCAGGCCCCCAAA GACATGTACAACAGTGTCATGGACTTTCAGAGGTTTTTACGAAAAG GCTCTTCTTGAATATGAGCGGCATAAAGTCATGATGGGTGAACTACAGATACCCCTTGCTACTGAGCCAGAACCGATGAATATTGATAATCAG GCTTCTGGATCTGGTAGAGCGAAAAGAGATTCAGCAGCCCGTGCTATGCAAGGTTGGAATTCACAACGTCTTAATGGAAACGGTGAAGTTAATGACCCTGCAGTTAAG GATAAGAATTTAGTTCTTCATCAAAAGCGAGAAAAACAGATGGGAAACACCCCTG GTGTGCTGAAACGCAAGAGGCCTTCGTCTACTGAGCATGCCATCCAAGTGTCTAGACCTAT GTTGGATGTGACAGTTGTTGATGTTGGACCACCAGCTGACTGGGTGAAGATTAACGTACAGAGGACGGTATGTTGCTATCTTGAAAATCTGAGCAATCCACCTACCTTGTTTTATGTATTAATTAATATTCTCTTCAAATGTCCGCAGGAAGATTGCTTTGAGGTTTATGCATTAGTCCCAGGACTAGTCCGTGAAGAG GTCCGAGTCCAATCAGATCCGGCAGGACGGTTGGTAATAAGTGGCGAACCAGAGAACCCTATGAATCCATGGGGAGCTACTCCTTTCAAAAAG GTGGTTAGTTTGCCGACAAGGATTGATCCGCATCATACATCGGCTGTGGTAACCTTAAACGGGCAGTTATTCGTCCGTGTGCCACTTGAGCAATCTGATTAG